The sequence below is a genomic window from Chiroxiphia lanceolata isolate bChiLan1 chromosome 8, bChiLan1.pri, whole genome shotgun sequence.
taattttttgtttgtatgaCTCACGAATGACAAGCTTTTAACTCTTTATTCCCAATAACCCATTACCTTCCAGTTTTGTGACGAGTTTCTAAAATAGTTAAATTAGTGTTTGAGCCCTAGAATGAAGAGTGTAGGCTTCTAAACAGAAACTTATTATAAACCTTCATTGGATTAAAGCAACTTTTACATCAAATTGAATTTGCATGTGGAAGttgcttctgtttgcttttcaggttTAGAGTAGCCAAGTTTTTAAGGATAAGTATGTCTCCAAAGTAGCCATATcaaatcacagagtggtttgggttggaagggaccttaaagatgatttaattccaacccccttgccatgggcagggacaccttccactagcccaggttgctccaagccccatccaacctggctttggacacttccagggatggggcagccacagcttctctgggcaacctgtgccagggcctccccaccctcacagggaacaatttctttctaatatccagtctaaccctgtcctctggcagtccttgtcctgtcactacttGATATGCCACTGCATTAACCTTTCATATTTTATGGATAATGTGGCTTGTCCAGCCTAGTAAATACCCTGGTAGTGACATCCTATGGTTCAGGACACACGCTCTGCTTCTCCATTTGCAGAATGTTTATTGGGATTAAGTGCAAGCAACTTAAATTTAGCAACCACAGCATGTAAATGCATTCCAATCCTGACAGCACTCTTGGCTTTCTTTGAAAGGCTACGTATAAAATAACAACCAAATCCTACACGAAATTTCCCTGGCAAGTTTTACAACAACACGGAAATAAATGTGCCTCCTTTGTCGAATTGACTAGTGTGAATATTCCATATGGGAATGTGCAAGCTTTCCATCAGCAAGTATGAAAAATAGACTGTAATATGttaaaaaactaaaccaaagcaTGTCTCAGTCAATGTTGATTATGTTGGCCTCTTGCAAAGTGGCAAGCGAAGTCGTACTTGTTTTTACACTTACACCCACAGATGTTGCACTGGAAAGGATTTTCAAATCCATGACATCCCATGTGAATTGTATAAAGGATATTGTCTGCAAAGTACATGTCACAGTGTGGGCAGTGATGCAGAAGCTGAGGGTCCTGGACTGGGAGGGTTGGAGCTGGAGTACTTGGCTGGCTGTTACTTATACTGGGAGTACTGGTGTGGGCACTGCGATCGCTGCTGGGCCCGGCCACAGGACTATAGTTCCTCTGATTTTGTGGAGGCCGAGGATCTGGGCTGGTTGGAGATGAGTTTTGAGGAATATTTGCTGACACAGCTGAAACTACTGCAGGTGCAGCAGGCTGCTGGATCATGAAAGGCTTTTCATCCTGACAGGAAACGACGTCAGGAGAGGCTGGATTTTGGTTTTCAGGTGGCAAGCTGGACAACTGTCCAGCCAACGTGGAGAGCTGGTTTAAAGGATTATCCACCATGAGGTCTTGTGGATCTCTTGGCAACCCTCCGCTCTGAGCCGTTTTTGCCATGCCCTCATACGCTTCAGTCTGGATATTTGGGATTTCGTGGGTGAAGTCATTAAGGTAGTCTGGTTTCTGCACCACCATGGAAGGTGGGCTCAAATTAATTAATGCTCTTCTGCTGTACCCCAAATTGCTGGTCTTCTTCTGCAAAACCCCCCACATCTTCTTgctgctcagggaagacctCGTACCCTTGATGGGCACCATCTTGTGTTTGCGCCGCCGGTGGTGGGACAAGTTGCTCCTGTCGCTGCAGCGGAAGGAGCACAGTTCACACTTGTAGGGCTTCTCCCCGGTGTGGGATCGCATGTGGGCCTCCAGGTGACGCTCATAGGCCGAGGCAAAGGGACACAGATGGCACCTGTGTGGCTTCTCACCTGGAAAATTAGAACAGATCACGCTAAAGCACCTCGGAGCACTCGGAAAAGGCTTTTTGTGGGACACGGAGCAGCTCACTGTGAGCTGCTGATCAAACTCCAGAGTCACTGCCAGTCCTGAGCTCAGCTGAGTATCCAGTGGAAGAACAAAGAACATTGGGACATCTCTGCCTCACCCAAGTGATAAttagcacagggaaaaaaagtgagtgGAATTAGCACAATAAACAAGCTGCCTTGGAATTGCCCCAGGGATGCCAAGCGCTGAACGCGGTGATGTTCGTGTGGTGCCCTGGACTGGATCCAAACTCTCCTTCACCTATGGGGCTACAGGAATGTCTGTGCCACCAAAATGAATCACTCTTCATAATAACTGAGCTTAAACACTGAGGGAGGATGTCTTTCTAGTATTCTCCAAACATCCTGGAACTACTATGTAAAAAAcccatgcacacacatgcacccACCAAAAACTTGAGTTTTGAGAAAGGATCCTGTGGCTAAAGagttattaaataaaacaaaagccaggTACTCCCTGGAGAGTTGTGTGTTCTCCCAGACATGGGAGGTGGTCAGGTATTCTCCTTTTACACAGGTAGAACTGTGATCTTCTATTAAATGACATAGATAGTccattagcattttaaaaatacagaaaactttCAAACATCATTACAGGCCATTTGTAACACAATGCTTTGGGACTTTTGATTGTCCTCTGATACACTGATCTTCTAGGAGTTTTTAGATCCAGGTCTGCAATGTCAGAAATGCCTAAAGGATTTGATGCCTGTTCAGGTGCTGAAATGAATGATCATCTTATCCTTCCTAGCTAGAATTCCAGGTTAATTGCTAAATCACTGTTGTGCAACTGATTCTCTTGCCACATAGCatgaaaaactcaaaaaaaatgTGAGTGggttccttctcttttctttgagGCATTTTCTACTATTTTAAATGCAGGCTGTTTTGTGTATTTCAAAATCCATCCAGAACAACTGTAAAAGCCAGAGATCTGAATGCAGGAGGGCCCCTCTTACAGCACAAGCCCTGTACAGGCCCTGTAAGATGGCATGTGGCAGATACAGAAACCCCTTGCCATAGGGAGCATCCCACAGCTTGGAATCACAACCTGGGACACcaaatagattatttttcctcctaCCTCACTGGCTCTTCAAGATTGACAGGAATTTTTGTACTACCTCTGAGTACCCTCTTTGCACCAACGAAACCATGACTTCTCCATGGGCATATCCAGGGATTCACATGTGTGTAAAGATTTGGTACAACGATGTGAGAAGACTGACAGACTCCCTGCATTCACACAGAACTTGCCATTCTGAATGGTCTTATTTCATTCTGAACTGGTTACTCAGAGATAAGGATTTGCATCACGTGTTGCACATCTGTAACACACCACAGCTGCTGAACTCCTCATTATCCTGCTGTCAGGCTCTGCAGGAAGCCAATCCTGCAGTAGGTTGCACTTAATAATGGTTGTATGATCATGCCTGGGACATAATTACTTTGGCACTGTTTACTTACAGTGCTCTGAGGCTACTGGTCACCTACCACTTCCCTATTTTAATTCTAATGCTGATTCATCACTCTGAGCCCTCACAGTGCATGCAATCCATCTCCTGGCCCTTTGCCATGCTTCCAAGCAAAACAACACTCAGGTCTTGGATTTCCTTTCCCTTGAGTAAAAAAACAAgccaacaaaacaacccccagGAAAACCAAATCGAAAATTACCCTTTTCTTGTTCTGGAGTCCCCTGTCTCTGTACCAAGAAAGAAACTGGAGCTTTCTGAAGAGCCACTAAGGTTATGGCAAAGTGCTGTTGCCATCAGGACATCTAGTGCTGAATTAAAATTAAGGATGGAAATGTACTGTAACAAGGCAAAGGGGAAActtctacagagaaaaagaagcagccTGAGATCCTTGTCTACATTCTAAAACTGAACAGGTTGGTGCAGAGAAGTGAACTGTTACTGTTGTCAGTCACTGGTATCTCATTATCAGGCATGTCTGAACCAGAAATTTGGCTGTTCCCTGTGTGAAGGTGTGTCCAAACTGCCAGAGCTCTTTGATGGACAGGAGAGTGACCTCCCTGCATCCCCCTCTCACTACAACCACGAGACACAACTCAAAACGTTAGTCAAGGCCCAAACCCAAAGCATTATGTTTGCCCCAGCACCCAAATTCGTGTAACTCATGGAATGTTTGCTTCTGACTAATGACTGTTGGGCTAAGAGATTTTTGAGGATGTTTCTCAGCATCCCAATTCCTGGTTGGAATCTTTCTTGCTTTCATATACATCATGCTGCAACTATGATGAAACGGTCACAAGCTCCCACAGCAACTGTTCAGCCACCTCAAGCCATTTACTTGAAGGGCTCTCCTCCCTAAAGCAGCACAGGACAAGAAAGCCTTCTGAAAGCACAAGAGAGAACTGTTAACCTCAGATCTGAGAGTATGAAAAGGTAGGCAACTCCCTAGAGTAAGAGAAGGAATGCTGACACTACACCAATACCCACATTTTGATACTTAAAGAAGGGAGATTTGACTTTTTTGCTCTCTAGTATTGATAAAATTTATGACATTTGATATTAAGTAAATCATTCATTCTGTTTGAGAAACCCCATACACACCATGAAAACCATCCCAAGAACTAGCAAGCACACAATTCCAACATTTTCTAGGAGCAATTTATGCCTCCCACCAGCTCTAGCAGTCCATCTGCTCATGCTGACACCTGGCCAGCAGGAACTGTGGGCTTGGGGAGCCAAGTTTTCAGATGGCAACAGCTTCTTGCTACTGAAAAgatgtgacattttaaatttgatGTTACCTCTGCATATTTTAAGTGCTCTTTAAAAATGAGCTCTGTGAGTCTGCAGTACAGTTTTTCCCACTCCATGGCCCTCATTTCACAAGCTCAGCATTAGCACTGCACAGAGTAAAGCTGATAAAAGTATCCCTTGTTGTCCACATCCCATGTGAGGCAAATGGTAGGTGAAGCTGCACCTGCTTTATGAAAAACTAGACCAAACAAACAGCTCCAAAGCCCATTGCTgctttgcagctctgcagcaagaCAGAGTTTTAAGGCTGTTGCAAAGGCAGGTACACAAGCCAAGGTACCTTATCCACTACTGGAACTCCTCAGAATTTCCACTGGGAAtctgaaaacaacaacagcTACACACAGAGGTAGCTCATGGTAGTACAAGAGGAGAATTTACCAGGTCCTTAGAGTCTGAACCACAGAACTCTTTGATTTCTAGTTGTTGCCATTTCCTATCTGACTGTGCCGTGTCAAAACAAGCCAACACTGCAGGACCAGCACCAAGGAGCACTGAATTCCCCAAAATCCACCCTGGGCTGGATGCTTCCATCCCAGGATGGATTTTTTGTGTGGAATATGTGATGAACATCGTGTGAAAGCAATGGTTCCCAGCAAAGTGAG
It includes:
- the IKZF5 gene encoding zinc finger protein Pegasus isoform X2, with product MLVDGFERTFDGKLKCRYCNYASKGTARLIEHIRIHTGEKPHRCHLCPFASAYERHLEAHMRSHTGEKPYKCELCSFRCSDRSNLSHHRRRKHKMVPIKGTRSSLSSKKMWGVLQKKTSNLGYSRRALINLSPPSMVVQKPDYLNDFTHEIPNIQTEAYEGMAKTAQSGGLPRDPQDLMVDNPLNQLSTLAGQLSSLPPENQNPASPDVVSCQDEKPFMIQQPAAPAVVSAVSANIPQNSSPTSPDPRPPQNQRNYSPVAGPSSDRSAHTSTPSISNSQPSTPAPTLPVQDPQLLHHCPHCDMYFADNILYTIHMGCHGFENPFQCNICGCKCKNKYDFACHFARGQHNQH
- the IKZF5 gene encoding zinc finger protein Pegasus isoform X1, translated to MGEKKAEPLDFVKDFQEYLTQQTHHVNMISGSVTGDKEVETLQGAGTEGDQNGLDHPSVEVSLDENSGMLVDGFERTFDGKLKCRYCNYASKGTARLIEHIRIHTGEKPHRCHLCPFASAYERHLEAHMRSHTGEKPYKCELCSFRCSDRSNLSHHRRRKHKMVPIKGTRSSLSSKKMWGVLQKKTSNLGYSRRALINLSPPSMVVQKPDYLNDFTHEIPNIQTEAYEGMAKTAQSGGLPRDPQDLMVDNPLNQLSTLAGQLSSLPPENQNPASPDVVSCQDEKPFMIQQPAAPAVVSAVSANIPQNSSPTSPDPRPPQNQRNYSPVAGPSSDRSAHTSTPSISNSQPSTPAPTLPVQDPQLLHHCPHCDMYFADNILYTIHMGCHGFENPFQCNICGCKCKNKYDFACHFARGQHNQH